In the Thermosipho japonicus genome, one interval contains:
- a CDS encoding FAD-dependent oxidoreductase, which yields MKVIVIGCTHAGTAFTVTAKKLYGDKADITIYEKNDTISFLSCGIALHVGGVVKDPEKLFYSSPKQLSEMGANPKMKHEVIDINTKEKWVLVKNLETGETFKDTYDKLLISSGSWPIIPNIPGIDLEGIKLSKNFYHAQDIINHSKNAKRIAVIGAGYIGVELAEAFKENGKEVMLFDIKDRILSRYLDREFTDILETELKNNGVELILGEKVVEFKGENNHVSKIITDKGEYNADMVVLAIGFKPNTELFKGKVEMLENGAIKVDKYLHTSENDLFAVGDSAAVWFTPTNSYEYIPLATNAVRMGTIAAYNLFDATVEYKGTQGTSGVKVYSYNVFTTGLSQQFAEERNLDVKTIFTIENNRPEFMPEYEKVYIKIVYDDKTKRILGGQIMSKANVAESINTLSLAISNNMTLVDIAFSDFFFQPHFNKPWNFLNTVALKAIQ from the coding sequence ATGAAAGTAATAGTTATAGGTTGTACACATGCTGGAACTGCGTTTACCGTAACTGCAAAAAAATTATATGGAGACAAAGCAGACATTACAATATATGAGAAAAATGACACAATATCGTTTCTCTCATGTGGAATTGCACTCCACGTTGGTGGCGTGGTGAAAGACCCTGAAAAACTTTTCTATTCTTCTCCAAAACAATTATCAGAAATGGGAGCAAATCCAAAGATGAAACATGAAGTAATTGATATTAACACAAAGGAAAAATGGGTTCTTGTTAAGAATCTTGAAACCGGTGAGACTTTCAAAGATACTTACGACAAGTTATTGATATCTTCTGGTTCATGGCCAATCATTCCGAATATTCCCGGAATTGATCTTGAAGGAATTAAACTTTCAAAAAACTTTTACCACGCACAAGATATAATTAATCATTCAAAAAATGCTAAAAGAATTGCCGTTATTGGTGCAGGATATATTGGCGTTGAACTTGCTGAAGCTTTTAAAGAAAACGGAAAAGAAGTTATGCTCTTTGATATAAAAGATAGAATTCTATCAAGATACCTTGATAGAGAATTTACAGATATTTTAGAAACAGAATTAAAAAATAACGGTGTTGAACTTATCCTTGGAGAAAAAGTTGTAGAATTTAAAGGTGAAAACAACCATGTAAGTAAAATTATCACCGACAAAGGTGAATATAATGCAGATATGGTAGTGCTTGCAATAGGATTCAAGCCTAATACAGAACTTTTTAAAGGAAAAGTAGAAATGCTAGAAAACGGAGCAATTAAAGTCGACAAGTATCTTCATACTTCTGAAAATGATTTATTTGCCGTAGGAGATAGTGCAGCTGTTTGGTTTACACCTACTAATTCATATGAGTATATTCCACTTGCAACAAATGCTGTTAGGATGGGGACAATAGCTGCATACAATTTATTCGATGCTACGGTAGAATACAAGGGAACACAAGGAACTTCCGGTGTTAAAGTGTATTCATATAACGTCTTTACTACTGGGTTAAGTCAACAGTTTGCAGAAGAAAGAAATTTAGATGTGAAAACTATATTTACAATAGAAAATAACAGACCAGAGTTTATGCCTGAGTATGAAAAAGTATACATAAAAATCGTATATGACGATAAAACTAAAAGAATCCTTGGCGGTCAGATAATGTCTAAAGCTAATGTAGCAGAAAGTATAAATACTCTTTCACTTGCTATTTCAAATAATATGACTTTAGTTGATATTGCATTTTCAGACTTTTTCTTCCAACCCCACTTTAACAAACCTTGGAACTTCTTAAATACTGTTGCATTAAAGGCTATTCAGTAA
- a CDS encoding DMT family transporter, with the protein MIYAILSAVLMGSTAIFNKFALRDFDPMFATVINSLLAGIFSLFFLKKFQKINVYVIFVGLFNAVGLLFMFIGLSKLDPGIAMVLGTSYYIFTSLYSVLLFKEKISMSVFFQIAINIFGIILIIMPSYKVENLNLVGGIFSICSALFFATSNSVAKLSKIQADFLVFANNIITFLVISILYFSIYGTSSLSFNLRGFIFLTIASFIGSFLGLYFFYKSLSKIGFSIANIVRTLNPITSLLLSRLFFPNVITTRQWIGIIIVIFSIYRLNILINRSKVELKKA; encoded by the coding sequence ATGATTTATGCAATTCTTTCAGCAGTATTGATGGGTAGTACGGCTATTTTTAACAAATTTGCATTAAGAGACTTTGATCCAATGTTTGCCACAGTAATCAACTCGTTGTTAGCAGGTATTTTTTCATTATTTTTTCTAAAAAAGTTTCAGAAAATAAATGTGTATGTTATTTTCGTAGGGTTGTTTAATGCAGTAGGATTACTTTTTATGTTTATAGGCCTTTCAAAGCTTGATCCTGGTATAGCAATGGTTCTTGGAACGTCATATTATATCTTTACATCTCTATATTCTGTCCTTTTATTCAAAGAAAAAATTTCTATGAGTGTATTTTTTCAGATAGCGATTAATATTTTTGGAATAATTTTAATTATTATGCCTTCTTATAAAGTTGAGAATCTAAATCTTGTTGGTGGTATATTTTCTATATGTTCGGCTCTATTTTTTGCAACCAGTAATTCAGTTGCAAAGTTATCAAAGATTCAGGCAGATTTTTTAGTTTTTGCAAATAATATTATAACTTTCTTAGTTATTAGCATTCTTTATTTTTCTATATATGGAACTAGCTCTCTTTCATTCAACTTACGTGGTTTTATTTTTCTGACCATAGCTTCATTTATAGGTTCATTTTTGGGATTATATTTTTTCTACAAGAGTTTGAGTAAAATAGGTTTTTCAATTGCAAATATAGTAAGGACTTTAAACCCAATTACTTCATTGCTGCTTTCAAGGTTATTCTTTCCAAACGTAATAACAACAAGACAGTGGATAGGTATAATAATTGTTATTTTTTCAATATACAGATTAAATATTTTAATTAATAGATCAAAAGTTGAATTGAAGAAAGCATAA
- a CDS encoding class I SAM-dependent methyltransferase, with the protein MRDYVSRLKVKQIVEYIKREFKISNVGTIAEIGCGDGRILKLVGRDLNSKELIGIDISEKAIYKARKMFGNQMLLKLGSAVNVPIEDNYCDLVLSLGVIEHYRLKEDLEKSVKEIYRILKPGGIAVIMVPNRISFGVIDRIIQQIFGKWDYGYQKELTPKQLEKIIKKSGFSVIKYKITNLIIVPGVKKNFKFRVIRTFDTFLKKIVNDCGFYLYTYSKK; encoded by the coding sequence GTGAGAGACTATGTTTCAAGATTAAAAGTTAAACAGATAGTAGAATACATAAAGAGAGAATTTAAAATAAGTAATGTTGGAACTATTGCCGAAATTGGTTGTGGTGATGGAAGAATTTTAAAATTAGTAGGGAGAGATTTAAACAGTAAAGAACTTATTGGTATAGATATTTCAGAAAAGGCAATTTATAAGGCAAGGAAAATGTTTGGAAATCAAATGTTACTAAAGCTTGGTAGTGCAGTAAATGTACCAATAGAAGATAATTATTGTGATTTAGTATTGTCATTGGGAGTTATTGAGCATTATAGATTAAAAGAAGACTTAGAAAAATCTGTAAAAGAAATTTATAGAATTTTGAAACCAGGAGGTATAGCGGTGATAATGGTTCCAAATAGAATATCTTTTGGAGTTATTGATAGGATTATTCAACAAATTTTTGGAAAATGGGATTATGGTTATCAAAAAGAGCTAACTCCAAAACAGTTAGAGAAGATAATTAAAAAGAGTGGATTTTCGGTTATTAAGTATAAAATTACCAATCTTATTATAGTTCCTGGAGTTAAGAAAAATTTTAAGTTTCGTGTAATTAGAACATTTGATACTTTTTTAAAAAAGATTGTAAATGATTGTGGATTTTATCTGTATACATATTCTAAAAAATAA
- a CDS encoding HD domain-containing phosphohydrolase has translation MKKLLFLILLLTFISTFGNVTLKIGVYDNYPLCYQENGKVKGVYVNILNYIAKKENWSIQYVYSSWPNLYSKLISGEIDALVAIAYTPERSRMFEFNNVSVFSNWGVIVSYYPLKDLYQLSNYKIALVKDDIYALKFLEISNSFSLKFKIIWTNSYEEILKLINDKKVDAGVVSRLSSIIYSEKYSYIESPFVFGNVELKLAFNKNIPNLTLIISTIDKYLLKLKDNPKSLYWKLYDKYFTKRFLPTWVKIILFYVLPALLALIFISLLVLRKLRRIVQIRTNELMIKNQKLRKLYKDLVKAHSNLNEVLLLVSDVIKTEKDQEGYLKNVFELSFKLIPKARYGSLMLLKNNYVHFLAARGHLLDFLNQLKISKEYLLFTKDTHIIDYEQIYNFIKNKMPKDLLEKFLKASKKFKQAIFSPIIVNDKLIGNISIEIPENSSKNFDSNDVQILTSFSKIISAFLTIKEHAKLQGLFLKNLIMSLIKIVEFYDPYTKGHSERVAYYASKIAEKMGLERNRIKEIYWAGIMHDMGKIFIPPEILNKPSKLTAEQFELIKQHPVKAYEILKDLEYMGNIPLIVKQHHERWDGTGYPDGLKGEEILLEARILAVADTFDAMTTDRPYRKRMTIREAINEITRNAGKQFDSEIVRVFTEMVSSSNIILKDNLDVS, from the coding sequence ATGAAAAAATTACTTTTTTTAATACTTTTACTTACTTTTATATCAACATTTGGGAATGTTACTTTAAAAATTGGTGTGTATGATAATTACCCACTTTGTTATCAAGAAAATGGAAAAGTAAAAGGAGTTTATGTAAATATTTTGAATTACATAGCAAAGAAAGAAAATTGGAGTATTCAATACGTTTATAGTAGCTGGCCAAATCTTTATTCTAAGTTAATATCTGGCGAAATTGATGCTTTAGTGGCCATAGCATATACTCCTGAAAGATCTAGAATGTTTGAATTTAACAATGTTTCTGTATTTTCAAACTGGGGTGTTATTGTTTCATATTATCCTCTTAAAGATCTTTATCAACTTTCGAATTATAAAATTGCATTGGTAAAAGATGATATTTATGCTTTGAAATTTCTTGAAATATCAAATTCTTTTTCTTTGAAATTCAAAATTATTTGGACTAATTCTTACGAAGAAATACTAAAATTAATAAATGATAAAAAGGTTGATGCAGGGGTTGTTTCTAGACTATCTTCTATAATTTATTCAGAAAAATATTCATATATTGAAAGTCCTTTTGTTTTTGGTAATGTTGAATTAAAATTAGCATTTAATAAAAATATCCCAAACCTTACTCTAATCATTTCAACAATTGATAAATATCTTTTAAAATTAAAAGATAATCCTAAATCTTTATATTGGAAATTGTATGACAAATATTTTACAAAAAGATTTTTACCAACTTGGGTAAAAATTATCTTATTTTATGTTCTTCCCGCTTTACTAGCATTAATCTTTATTTCTTTGCTTGTTTTACGGAAATTAAGAAGGATTGTCCAGATTCGGACAAATGAACTTATGATCAAGAACCAAAAATTAAGAAAGCTTTATAAAGATTTAGTAAAGGCACATTCAAATCTAAACGAAGTTTTGTTACTTGTTTCTGATGTTATTAAAACCGAAAAAGATCAAGAAGGATATCTCAAAAATGTTTTTGAACTTTCTTTTAAGTTGATTCCTAAAGCAAGGTATGGTTCTTTGATGTTATTAAAAAACAATTATGTACATTTTCTAGCAGCAAGGGGGCACCTTTTAGATTTTCTAAATCAGTTAAAAATAAGTAAAGAATATTTACTTTTTACAAAAGATACACATATCATTGATTATGAGCAGATATATAACTTTATTAAGAATAAAATGCCTAAAGATTTACTTGAAAAGTTTTTAAAAGCATCTAAAAAATTTAAACAGGCCATTTTTTCTCCAATAATAGTTAATGACAAATTAATTGGAAATATTTCAATTGAGATTCCAGAAAATAGTTCCAAAAATTTTGATTCAAACGATGTTCAAATCCTCACTAGTTTTTCAAAAATTATCTCGGCCTTTCTAACAATTAAAGAACATGCTAAACTTCAAGGGTTATTCCTGAAAAATTTAATAATGTCACTAATTAAAATAGTAGAATTTTATGATCCATATACTAAAGGTCATTCTGAAAGAGTCGCATACTATGCTTCAAAAATAGCTGAGAAAATGGGACTAGAGAGAAATAGAATAAAAGAAATATATTGGGCGGGAATAATGCATGATATGGGTAAAATTTTTATACCACCTGAAATATTAAATAAACCTTCAAAGTTAACAGCAGAGCAATTTGAACTAATAAAGCAACATCCGGTTAAAGCTTATGAAATTTTAAAGGACTTAGAGTATATGGGAAATATTCCTTTGATTGTTAAACAACATCATGAAAGATGGGATGGAACTGGATATCCAGATGGATTAAAAGGCGAAGAAATTTTACTTGAAGCAAGAATTTTGGCTGTTGCAGATACATTTGATGCAATGACTACAGATAGACCATATAGAAAAAGGATGACTATAAGAGAAGCAATTAATGAGATTACCCGGAATGCGGGAAAACAATTTGATTCGGAGATAGTTAGAGTTTTTACCGAAATGGTTTCAAGTAGTAATATTATTTTAAAAGATAATTTAGATGTAAGTTAA